In Herbaspirillum seropedicae, a single window of DNA contains:
- a CDS encoding XrtA/PEP-CTERM system amidotransferase has product MCGITGIFSLHGQAEIDRQLLARMNETQHHRGPDEGGLHVEAGLGLGHRRLSIVDLSSGQQPLFNEDGSVVVVFNGMIYNYRELMRELTALGHQFRSRCDTEVIVHAWEQWGRDCVTRLRGMFAFALWDRQRQTLFVARDRLGIKPLFYALLPDGRFLFASELKALLADPALPRALDPCAVEEYFAYGYVPEPRTILRGVHKLSPGHTLLLQRGATRGQPQQQRYWDIPFQLGSQRPAEEIAAELLERLREVVGSHLVTDVSLGGFLSGGVDSSAVVAMMAQLTGESVNTCSIAFNDPAYDESHYAAQVAQQFRTRHHMRTVDKDDYGLIDLLAKLYDEPYADSSAIPTYRVCQLAKESVTVALSGDGGDENFAGYRRYRYAMNEEKVRARLPEGLRKPLFGFLGRHYPKADWAPRVLRAKTTFEALARDTVEGYFHGVSIMPDRVRQRLLSPGLRRELQGYQAIEVMRGHAAQAPTEDALSLLQYLDLKTYLPGDILTKVDRASMAHALEVRVPLLDHQFVEWVSGLPPALKLHEGQGKYIFKKALEGTLSEDILYRRKMGFSIPLSSWLRGPLRQVVQDSLLGPLLRQTGLFDMDFVQELVEQHQSGRRDHAAPLWALLMFAAFLRNVLQAGAGAAPQQPAARAA; this is encoded by the coding sequence ATGTGTGGAATCACCGGCATCTTTTCCCTGCACGGCCAGGCCGAGATCGACCGCCAGCTGCTGGCGCGGATGAACGAGACCCAGCATCATCGCGGCCCCGATGAAGGCGGCCTGCATGTCGAAGCCGGCCTCGGCCTGGGTCATCGCCGCCTGTCCATCGTCGATCTGTCCAGCGGCCAGCAGCCGCTGTTCAACGAGGATGGCAGCGTGGTGGTGGTCTTCAACGGCATGATCTACAACTACCGCGAACTGATGCGCGAACTGACCGCCCTGGGCCACCAGTTCCGCTCGCGCTGCGATACCGAGGTCATCGTCCACGCCTGGGAACAGTGGGGCCGGGATTGCGTGACGCGCCTGCGCGGCATGTTCGCCTTCGCCCTGTGGGACCGCCAGCGCCAGACCCTGTTCGTGGCGCGTGACCGGCTGGGCATCAAGCCGCTGTTCTATGCGCTGCTGCCGGATGGCCGTTTCCTGTTCGCCTCCGAACTCAAGGCGCTGCTGGCCGATCCGGCCTTGCCCAGGGCGCTCGATCCCTGCGCCGTCGAAGAGTATTTCGCCTATGGCTATGTGCCCGAACCGCGCACCATCCTGCGTGGCGTGCACAAGCTCAGTCCCGGCCATACGCTGTTGCTGCAACGGGGTGCGACACGCGGCCAGCCGCAGCAGCAACGCTATTGGGACATCCCCTTCCAGCTCGGCAGCCAGCGGCCCGCCGAGGAAATCGCCGCCGAATTGCTGGAACGGCTGCGCGAGGTGGTGGGCAGCCATCTGGTCACCGATGTGAGCCTGGGCGGCTTCCTCTCCGGCGGTGTCGATTCCAGCGCGGTGGTGGCGATGATGGCGCAATTGACGGGCGAGTCCGTCAATACCTGCTCGATCGCCTTCAACGATCCCGCCTATGACGAGTCACACTACGCCGCCCAGGTGGCGCAGCAATTCCGGACCCGCCATCACATGCGCACCGTGGACAAGGACGACTACGGCCTCATCGACCTGCTGGCCAAGCTGTACGACGAACCCTACGCCGACAGTTCGGCCATTCCCACCTATCGCGTCTGCCAGCTGGCCAAGGAGAGCGTGACGGTGGCGCTGTCCGGCGATGGCGGCGACGAGAATTTCGCCGGCTACCGCCGCTACCGCTATGCGATGAATGAAGAGAAGGTGCGCGCCCGGCTGCCGGAGGGCTTGCGCAAGCCGCTGTTCGGTTTCCTCGGACGCCACTATCCCAAGGCCGACTGGGCGCCGCGCGTGCTGCGCGCCAAGACCACCTTCGAAGCGCTGGCGCGCGACACCGTGGAAGGCTATTTCCATGGCGTGTCGATCATGCCCGACCGGGTCCGCCAGCGCCTGCTGAGCCCCGGCCTGCGGCGCGAGCTGCAGGGCTACCAGGCCATCGAGGTCATGCGCGGCCATGCCGCGCAAGCGCCCACCGAGGACGCGCTCTCGCTGCTGCAGTACCTGGACCTGAAGACCTACCTGCCCGGCGACATCCTCACCAAGGTCGACCGCGCCAGCATGGCCCATGCGCTGGAGGTGCGGGTGCCGTTGCTGGATCACCAGTTCGTGGAATGGGTGTCGGGCCTGCCGCCGGCGCTCAAGCTGCACGAAGGCCAAGGCAAGTACATCTTCAAGAAAGCCCTCGAAGGGACGCTCTCCGAGGACATCCTCTATCGCCGCAAGATGGGCTTTTCCATCCCGCTCTCGAGCTGGCTGCGCGGGCCGCTGCGCCAGGTGGTGCAGGACAGTCTCTTGGGACCGCTGCTGCGCCAGACCGGACTGTTCGACATGGACTTCGTGCAAGAGCTGGTGGAGCAGCACCAGAG